In Segatella copri, the DNA window GGTCTTGCTGGTACACGCTCGCAATTTCAAGGGAAATTTCGACAGTCTCGTGGCTGGTTTCGTAGAGACTGGCGAGAATCTGGAAGAGGCGGTTCATCGTGAAGTAATGGAAGAAACCGGTCTGACTATCAAGAACTTGAAATATTTCGGTTCCCAGCCTTGGCCTTATCCGAGCGGTCTGATGATTGGCTTTTCGGCAGAATATGTAGATGGAGAAATTCATCTTCAGAAAGAAGAACTCTCTCGTGGTAAATGGTTCACGAAAGAGAATCTCCCTATTCTCCCAGAGAAACTTTCCATCGCCCGAAAACTCATCGACGCCTGGCTGGCGGACAAACTCTAATAATGAGGACAAACTCTAAAAGTGAGGATAAACTCTAAAAAATGATGAAAGAGAAACTTTGGAATGCAAACTACATCAAGGTGATGACTACCAACTTTCTGTTGTATTTCGCCTTCTATCTGCTCACACCTTTGCTCCCTCTCTATCTGAGCGAAAATTTTGGAGCCACGAAAGATGTGATTGGAATTGTGCTGAGCGGCTATACGGTTGCCGCCCTCATCATTCGTCCGTTCAGCGGATATGTGGTTGACAGCTTTTCGCGCAAAAAGGTTCTGATGGTCTGTCTCTCGGCCTTCGCCATCTTCTTTGCCGGCTATATTGCAGCCAGCACCATCCTGATGTTTGCCATCTGCAGAACCCTGCACGGAGGTCCGTTCGGAGCCGTAACGGTTGCCAACAGCACCTGCGCCATCGACGTTCTTCCGGCAAGTAGGAGAAATGAAGGAATCGGACTCTACGGACTGAGCAACAATTTTGCCATGGCAATTGCTCCATCCATCGGAATCTATCTCCATAATGCGGTAGACAGTTACATGATTCTCTTCTGGATAGCTTTCATCGTGGCGATTGCCTCAGTTGTGATTGCAGGAACCATCCGCCTCCCCGAAAAGGAAATCGTTAAGAACAAGGAGAAGCTTTCTCTCGACCGCTTCTTCCTGACGCGTGCCTGGCTCCTTGCCATCAACATCGCCATGTTCGGTTTCTGCTGGGGCGTTCTGAGCAATTATCTTGCGATTTACAGCAAGGAGGAACTCGGAATTACGGGCGGAACGGGCACTTATTTTGCCCTTCT includes these proteins:
- a CDS encoding MFS transporter, which translates into the protein MMKEKLWNANYIKVMTTNFLLYFAFYLLTPLLPLYLSENFGATKDVIGIVLSGYTVAALIIRPFSGYVVDSFSRKKVLMVCLSAFAIFFAGYIAASTILMFAICRTLHGGPFGAVTVANSTCAIDVLPASRRNEGIGLYGLSNNFAMAIAPSIGIYLHNAVDSYMILFWIAFIVAIASVVIAGTIRLPEKEIVKNKEKLSLDRFFLTRAWLLAINIAMFGFCWGVLSNYLAIYSKEELGITGGTGTYFALLSMGLFLSRLQGRKALSQGKLTQNAAEGMLLSLVGFIIFVAVKHPVAYYLSACLIGLGNGHLYPAFLNMFINVARHNQRGTANSSILTGWDLGFGIGCLLGGVVAEHFGYNGTFWMVAIENAASVLLFFAASKQFFEKRRRE